One window of Globicephala melas chromosome 5, mGloMel1.2, whole genome shotgun sequence genomic DNA carries:
- the LOC115863740 gene encoding E3 ubiquitin-protein ligase makorin-1-like — protein MAEAASPGTTATTSGARAAAAAVASPTPTPTVTSPSLGAGGGGGGSDGSSGGWTKQVTCRYEHSKPLKQEEATATDLTAKSPLAASSSLSSVVGPIVEMNMCEAESRNSNFSTVGAGSEDWVNAIEFVPGQPYCGRTAPSSTEAPLQGSVTKEESEKEQTAVETKKQLCPYAAVGECRYGENCVYLHGDSCDMCGLQVLHPMDAAQRSQHIKSCIEAHEKDMELSFAVQRSKDMVCGICMEVVYEKANPSERRFGILSNCNHTYCLKCIRKWRSAKQFESKIIKSCPECRITSNFAIPSEYWVEEKEEKQKLIQKYKEAMSNKACRYFDEGRGSCPFGGNCFYKHAYPDGRREEPQRQKVGTSSRYRAQRRNHFWELIEEREHGNPFDNDDEEVVTFELGEMLLMLLAAGGDDDLTDSEDEWDLFHDELEDFYDLDL, from the exons ATGGCGGAGGCTGCATCTCCCGGAACAACAGCCACAACATCAGGAGCACGAGCGGCAGCGGCGGCAGtggcctcccccacccctacccccacagTCACCTCCCCgtccctgggggcggggggcgggggaggcggcAGCGACGGCAGCAGCGGCGGCTGGACTAAACAGGTCACCTGCAG ATATGAACACAGCAAGCCATTGAAACAGGAAGAAGCAACTGCTACAGATCTAACTGCAAAGTCACCCCTTGCTGCTTCCTCAAGTCTCTCATCAGTAGTTGGACCGATTGTTGAAATGAATATGTGCGAAGCTGAGTCAAGAAATTCAAACTTTTCAACTGTAGGAGCAGGTTCAGAAGACTGGGTGAACGCCATTGAGTTTGTTCCTGGGCAGCCCTACTGTGGCCGTACTGCCCCTTCCTCCACTGAAGCACCCCTGCAGGGCTCAGTGACCAAGGAAGAATCAGAGAAGGAGCAAACTGCAGTGGAAACAAAGAAGCAGCTCTGCCCCTATGCTGCGGTGGGAGAGTGCCGATATGGGGAGAACTGTGTGTATCTCCACGGAGACTCGTGTGATATGTGTGGGCTGCAGGTCCTCCATCCAATGGATGCTGCCCAAAGATCACAACATATAAAATCTTGCATCGAGGCCCATGAGAAGGACATGGAGCTCTCGTTTGCCGTGCAGCGCAGCAAGGACATGGTGTGTGGGATCTGCATGGAGGTGGTCTATGAAAAAGCCAACCCCAGCGAGCGCCGCTTCGGGATCCTCTCCAACTGCAACCACACCTACTGTCTCAAGTGTATTCGCAAGTGGAGGAGTGCTAAGCAATTTGAGAGCAAGATCATAAAGTCCTGCCCAGAATGCCGCATCACATCTAACTTTGCCATTCCAAGTGAGTACtgggtggaggagaaagaagagaagcagaaaCTCATTCAGAAATACAAGGAGGCAATGAGCAACAAGGCGTGCAGGTATTTTGATGAAGGACGCGGGAGCTGTCCATTTGGAGGGAACTGTTTTTACAAGCATGCGTACCCTGATGGCCGTAGGGAGgagccacagagacagaaagtgggaaCATCAAGCAGATACCGGGCCCAACGAAGGAACCACTTCTGGGAGCTCATTGAGGAAAGAGAGCACGGCAACCCCTTCGACAACGACGACGAAGAGGTTGTCACCTTCGAGCTGGGCGAgatgttgcttatgcttttggctGCAGGTGGGGACGACGACCTGACGGACTCTGAAGACGAGTGGGACTTGTTTCACGATGAGCTGGAAGATTTTTATGACTTGGATCTATAG